Genomic segment of Elusimicrobiaceae bacterium:
CGGGTCGAGTTCATTGGCGGTTGGCTCGCTGGAGATCGAAATTTGCGGTTCGGCTGGCGACATCAAAGTCCGGGGTTCGGTTTCTTCCGGCTGGTCAAACCCGGTTTTGAGTTTTTTAACGGATCCGCCGCTGTCGCAGATCGCTTCATAATCAAGCGGGATCGGGGTTTGCAGCGGCGTAACTTCCGGCCCGGCTTTTTTCAGCAGCCGCGCATCGCCTTCCCGGTAGCGGGCCAGCAGGTTTTGCAGCATTCCGTTTCCGGTTCCCTGCGCCCGGCCCGGCAGGAAATACAGCGTGTCATTCTGGCCGGCTACGGCGGTAAGGTCAAGTTTTTCTTCAAGCACATCCTGCGGGCAGCGGGTTATGTCGGCCAGCCATTGCACTTCCGGCCCGGTTACTTCGTCATACCCCTTGCGCCGGTACTGCAGTTTCGTGACTTCGTCCGGCGACATCGCGGCGAGCACCTCGTCAGGGATTGCCTCCTGCGGCAGGTAGTAGGCTTTTTCGCTGATCAGGCTGGCGTAGAAAACTTCCATGCCTGGTTCGGTTATCAGGCCGCGTTCGTCGAAAACCGGCGCGGCGTATTTGTCGGTCACGGTAAAAATGGCGCGCGGTCTGACCCCGTCGGACTCGAGTTTTTTCAGCAGCTCATTCGTGACGACCCTGATATACGCGTTAAAGCCTTCCTGCGACAGCAGCAGCCGGAACTCCGGGGCTTTCTCGCCTTTCGTCACCGTATAATTTCCGGGCAGGAATTTCAGCCGGCGCTCCAGATAATCAATAGCCCGCATGGCTTCGTATTTATGCATCAGGCGGAACGTTTCGCGGTCGGCGGGCGCGAGCGTGACGGCGGATTCGGGCAGCGCGCGGCGCAGTTTCAGTTCGGCCAGGATTTCGGTGTCGGTCGCGAGCAGCGGCTCCACCCGCCGCAGCCCTTCATTGGCGGCGGCATTGGCTGGTTCCAGCGTCAGGCCGGCCTGATAAGCGTCATGGGCGGCATTCCACTCCCTGTTTTCCTCATGATAGCGGCCCAGCCCGACCAGCGCGTTCACTTCGGTCGGGTCAATGGCGATGGCCTGACGGTAATATTCGGCGGCTTTTTCCGGCCGCGCCCGTTTCATTTCTATATCGCCCTGGCGGGAGCGGCAGTAGCCGATCATGGGCGAATCGGGCGGCAGCAGCCGCATGCCGCGTTCAAATTCCCGGTGCGCCGCGCCCAGCCTGTTCAGCAGCAGCAGAACCCCCGCGAGGCTTATGCGGGCGTTAGCGTCGCCGGGCTGGATTTGCAGGCAGGCGCGATATTTTTCCGCGGCCGCGGAATTATCCTTTGCGGTGAACAGGCGCGCGGCCGCTTTTACGCAGTTCCTGAAATCCGCTTTCTGGCGGTCGGTAAGGACGACTCTCGCGGGGGTGAAAATTATTTCTTCCGGGTTTTTGGGGTTGCGCTGAAGCTCTCGCAGCCGGTCGTGCCGGTCAAGATCCGAAAGCGAGGCATTCGTCTGTTTGCCGCGCGGCAGGTTTTCCGCCCGCTCCGCCGCGAGCGCGGCTATTTCGGGAACCGGGCAGGTTTCGGCGGCGGAGTCGTACGATTGAAGCGCCGCTTTCCGGTTGCCCAGCGCGGCATAGGCGTCGCCCACCGCCAGCGAGATCTGCGCCTGCTCCCGCGCCGTCGCTTTCCATGACGGAAGCGACGCATTGTGTTCCGCCAGCGTCAGCTCCGCCAGCGCTTTTCTGGGGTTGTTTCTCGCCAGATAGCCTCGGCCAAGCCCGTAAAGCGCGCGGAAATCCTGCGGCCTGGCCGACTTGACCCGCCGGAAATATTTAAACGCCGTCCTGTATTTGTTCTGCGCGCCGTAAGCCTGCGCCAGCAGGAGCGCGGTGTCAACGCTGTCCGGCTCCAGCGCGAGCGCCTGTTTGCAGCTGCTGACGGCTTTCTCCAGCTCATCCTCGCCGCCCAGCGCTGTGTACGCGCGGCACAGGGCGGCGCGGTATTGCGCCGTCTGCGGGAACAGTTCCGCCGAAGGTTCCAGCAGGGCCGCGGCCCGGGCCGCGTAAGCGGGGCCCATTTCGGCCAGCACCACGCCGCGCAGCCCGCGCAGCTGCGGATTGCCGGGGAACTGCTCGGTCAGCCGGGCCAGCAGGCTGTCCGCTTCCGGATAATCTTTTTTAGCCACGGCCGCGCTGACGGCAGCCAGGCCCGTCTGCAGCGCGCCGTCCTGTTCCGCGCCAAGGCCGTACGGCGCGGACAGGAGAAGCGATACCAGCAGAACAGGCGTCAGGCGGTGCATAAGGCGTTGAACTACTGCAGGATCCTCGGGATCGTCACGCCCACCTGCGACTGGTATTTGCCCTTGCGGTCGGCATAGGTGGTTGTGCACTGCTCGTCCGACTGGAAAAACAGCAGCTGGGCGATTCCTTCGTTGGAATAAATTTTCGCCGGCAGCGGCGTGGTGTTGGAAATTTCGATAGTGAGATAGCCTTCCCAGCCCGCTTCAAGCGGCGTGATGTTCACCACTATTCCGCACCGCGCGTAGGTGCTTTTGCCGATGCACAGGCCCAGCACGTCTTTCGGGATTTTGAAATATTCCACCGAGCGCGCGAGCGCGAACGAGTTCGGCGGCACTATGCAGGAATCGGCTTTGATGTCCACGAACGATCTGGGGTCGAAATTCTTGGGGTCTATCACCGGGCAGAACACGTCGGTGAACACCTTGTATTCATCAGCCACGCGGATGTCGTAGCCGTAGGAAGACGGGCCGTACGACACTTTCCCTTTCGCCACCAGATCCTCGCAGTACGGGGCGATCATGCCGTGTTCCGTCGCCATCTTCCTGATCCATTTGTCCGATTTAATCATGTACCCTCCACGCGGCGTAAAAAGCCTTTAGTTTTTGCAAACCGTTAAGTTTCACCTTGCCGTGAAACACGTCGTAATCGCGTGCCGTTATCTTGTCCAGCACCGCTTCGTATACCGCCGACATGACCGAGCAGGAAAACAGCCTTCCCCGGTCCTGCGGCGCGATGAGCGTGCGGGTTACGCGGTAATACTCTTTCGCGCGGGCCGACTCGAATTGAAGCAGCGCGCGCAGGTTCGGGGTCAGCTGCCGGTCGAGCACTTCGGCTTCGCTTACGCCGAACCGGCGCAGGTCCTCAAGCGGCAGGTAGATCCGGCCGCGCGAGGAATCGGACGCGACGTCGCGGATGATGTTGGTCAGCTGCACCGAATAGCCCATGTTTTCGCACATGGCGTCGCGGTCGGTCGCGGTATAGCCGAAAATGCTCAGGCACAGGTGCGCCACGGCCGAAGCCACGCCGAACATGTATTTTTTCAAATCATCGAATGTTTCGTAGCGGTATACGTCCAGATCAAGCGCCACGCCGTTGAGCACCAGCAGCAGATGCTCTTTTTTCAGGCCGAATTGCCTTACCGGTTCCAGCAGAGCTTTCGTGACCGGATGGGTGGGCCGGCTTTCGTACAGCCGGCCGGTTTCCTCGCGCCAGAACCGCACCAGATCGCGGGGGTTTTGTCCGCCGGGTTCATCCACGGCGTCGTCCACCGCGCGGCAGTAGCCGTAAACGGCGGACAGCGCGTCCCGCTTCTCCGTTGACAGGAACAGAAAAGCTGGTCGGAACGAGGAACCGGATTCCGGGCGTTTTGCGGTCATTTTAGATTTTACCAACAGCTATATTACAAAATTAAGCGGCCTGCCGGCGCGCTGGCGGCATAAGGCGGAGGTCGTCCGGGCCGCGTTACCCAGCAATAAACGGTTTTATCCGCGCGCGGCGCAACCGGGCTGTCCTGGAAATAAAAGCGCGGCAAGCCGGCACAAGTTCGCATCGGGCAGTTGCGTGCATGCCCGCGCAAGCGTCCGGGCAATTGCCACGCCAAAACACTTTGCCGGCGGAGGTGAGCCGGACGCCCTGCTCCTGCGAATCCGCAGAGCGCAGAAAAACGATTCGGTAATTTCTGCAATGCTTTCCCGGAAACCCGCGGAATATGTCCGGAGGACCCTTGACAGAGACTGGCATTGTCGGCAATAATAAAAACAGACAGCATGTGCTTTTTCCGGCGCGTTCAAATGAAACGAGGAGAGATGGCATGAAAAAGATTGTTATAGCAGCGATTCTGGGAATGATGTGCGGCGGCGTGTCCGCCGCGCCTGCTTCAAAAAGCTGTTCGAAATTACGGAAATGTTCGGGAGTTGTCCGGGAAATAGTAAATGGCAAATGGGAAAACACCAGCGCGGGAAAATCAATTGATATTCCGGAAGGCAAGCTTTTTTGCATGGGCGCGACATACAATAACCCCGGAGTGAAGTTTGATAACGGCGTGAGTTTCATTGTGCATGTTATCAGGAAAGAAAACCGCATACTGGCGAACCAGACGCTTGACGCCAGTATTGTCTATATGCTGGAAAGCACTTTCGTATTGTCTTCGTCCGACACGCAAAAACCGGTGATCAATTCTCTCGGTTCCATTGACTCCGGCTTTTTGGGAGCGAGCGCCATGATAGACGGGAGATATTACGACGTGGTTTGCACACAGTAACCGCGCGGACGGTTTCCGAACCGACAGCTAAAACTCCCCCGACAGAAGCCGGGGGAGTTTTGTTTAACCGCCTTTATTTGCAACTGCTGCGAAATCCTGCAGGCGTTCAGGGCCGGCTTTCCCGCACAGCCGGCCGGTTTTCCCCGTGCCGGACCCGCCCGTATTTGCCGGCTGGCCTGCCAAAAAATCGCTTGCGGCGGGTTGCCAAAGCGGATAACATATAAGTGTATAACGAGGAGATTGCATATGAGAAAGACGCTCAATCTGCTGGTTGCGGCATGGCTGTTTGCGGGGCTGGCAAACGCCGCGGCCGGCGTAAGTGATCTGGCGGGCGAAGCGACGCGCCTGTCCAACGAGGGAAAACAGGAAGAGGCGATCGCCAAATTTAACGAAGCCATCCGGCTCGCGCCTGAAAACGCGAGCCTGTATCTTAATCTGGGGCTGGTGTATCAGGGGATGGGCCGGTACGCCGACGCGGTCAGCAGCATCGAAAAAGCTATTTCTCTCGGAGAGCGCGGCGTGCGTACTTACGCGACTCTCGCGTTCGGCTACGAGGCGCTTGCCGTTTCAACCCAGCCGCCGCTTTCGCCCCGCCCGTACTGGGACAAAGCCCGCGACGCCTGGACGAAAGTGCTCTCTCTTGAAACCGACCCGGGAAAACAGCATATGGCGCGCAAGCATATTGACCGCATAGAGGACATTACCAAGTGAAAAAATATTTGCCGCTTCTGTTGCTTGCGCTGTGCGCCGGGTGTATGCCGGCTACTGTCGTCAACCCGAACTATGACCTGAAAAAAGTGAAAAGGATCGGCATGCTGCGTTTTGACTCGCATTACAGGGATCTGCAGGGCGCGGAAAACATTTTTTCAAAATATCTCATACAGCAGGGGTTCAAGATAGTTGACCGGTCGCAGATAGACAAAGTGCTGGAGGAGCAGAAAATCTCGGTGCAGGGTTACATCTCGCCCGAAACGGCCAAACAGCTGGGCCGGGTGCTGGGCGTGGACGCGCTGTTTATCGGCGAGGTTTTTTCCTACACGCCGGAGAAGAAGGACGTTTCCATGGTAGAAACCCAGAACATCTACGAAGAGCCGGTTTACACCACCAACAATGTTCGCCGGGCTGACGGGTCCTATGCGCCGGAAATCCAGCGGTCCGGCACGAAAGTTACCCGCGAAACCCGGCAGGATCCTCACGTTTACACCATTTACGCGCAGGTGGGCATAACCTGCAAGCTGGTGGATGTGGAAACCGCCGAGATAATATGGGTCGGCACCTATACCGACGAAGGCGCGAGCGCGATGATGTCGGTCGAGACGTGCGCGTCCTATCTGATTACCCAGTTGCGGCGCGACTGGAACAAGGCGATCTCCGCGGGGGTGGCAACCGGTGGCTGATAAATACCAGTCCAAACATCCGGCCGGGCCGGTCGAGCTGGAATGGATAGAGAACGCGCTGGGAGTGGCGGGGTTCGATCCGGCGCTGTCGGCGCTGGTCAGGGCGATGCCGCGCGGCATTTTCGAATTCCGGCGCGGCGCGGAAATCATAACCGAAGGCGGGCAGGACCGCGAAGTGTTCATGCTCTACCGCGGCCGTGCGGCGGTGTACCGCAGCGGCCCGGACAATAAGGAGCGGCTGCTCGGCACACTGGAACCGGGCGATATTTTCGGCGAGATCGCTTTTCTTATTGACGTTCCGCGCTCCGCCAGCGTGCGCGCCGAAACCGATTGCTCGGCGGTTGTGTTCGAGGCCGAAAGTTTCGGCCTGCTGGCGCGGGATTATCCGGCGCTGCTCGCCAGGCTCAGGAAGACCGCTTCCAGACGGATCCTGGAGCTGTTCCGCCTGTGAATTTACCATGATTTCAGAACGCACCATAGAAATGACCTGCGCGACTCGGATAACGGAACTCCTGCGCGCGGAATTCGGCGCGGAAAGCCTCGCTATCGCGCCGTCTTTCAAGCCGGGCCTGGCTTATGACGCCGCGCCGGGCGTGGGAGGGCGCGGGTTCCTGGTGCAGATGAAATGCCCGCGCACGGAAAAAAGCGGGTACCGCTACAGCATGAACGATACCGTCCAGAAAGACCGGCTGCTGAGGCTGCTGCATCTGGAGCGGCTGGGCTATCCGGTTTATTACGGGCTCGCCATGTACCACCTGTTTTCGCAGGCCGCCGCGGGCCGCGGGGAGCTGTGCGCGATGACCGCCTGGTACACTCCCAGCCAGCTGATGCCGAAAACCGGGCCGGTCGGGCGGTACGAGATCCGGTTCGATCATTCTGAAAACACCTGGAGCATACCCGGCCGCCGGCGCGAATATCTGCCGCCTCCGCTGAGTTTTAAGGATGTGCTGCGCGATTTCGCCGAAAAAGCGCGTACCGGCCGGCTGCGGGTGCTGCTTGAAAAACTTAACAGTGTCGCTTTGCGCGGCATTGAAGGAGCCGAAGGCTCTTATCTTATTGCCGGCGGCATGCCCATGCCGCCGGCCGGACCCGCCCGGACGGATTTTCTGCGCGGGCAGTTCGTGGCGGCGCTGGTCATAGCGGACGAACTGCGGGATTTTATCGGGCCGCATCAGTAGAAACCCGAAACGGAGGCGTTATGGCGCAACGTGACTGCATTGTGGCTTTTCTGGACAGGTATCTCAGGGTCGGCGCGTTTCGAGACGCTTCGCAAAACGGCCTGCAGGTGCAGGGCCGCACGACGGTGAAGCATATAGTTTTCGGAGTATCGGCGTCGCTCGAACTGTTTAAACGCGCGGCAGGCCTTGGCGCGGACATGGTGATTACGCATCACGGCCTGTTCTGGGACGGCCCCGTCC
This window contains:
- the dcd gene encoding dCTP deaminase, coding for MIKSDKWIRKMATEHGMIAPYCEDLVAKGKVSYGPSSYGYDIRVADEYKVFTDVFCPVIDPKNFDPRSFVDIKADSCIVPPNSFALARSVEYFKIPKDVLGLCIGKSTYARCGIVVNITPLEAGWEGYLTIEISNTTPLPAKIYSNEGIAQLLFFQSDEQCTTTYADRKGKYQSQVGVTIPRILQ
- a CDS encoding cyclic nucleotide-binding domain-containing protein, which encodes MADKYQSKHPAGPVELEWIENALGVAGFDPALSALVRAMPRGIFEFRRGAEIITEGGQDREVFMLYRGRAAVYRSGPDNKERLLGTLEPGDIFGEIAFLIDVPRSASVRAETDCSAVVFEAESFGLLARDYPALLARLRKTASRRILELFRL
- a CDS encoding tetratricopeptide repeat protein, which gives rise to MHRLTPVLLVSLLLSAPYGLGAEQDGALQTGLAAVSAAVAKKDYPEADSLLARLTEQFPGNPQLRGLRGVVLAEMGPAYAARAAALLEPSAELFPQTAQYRAALCRAYTALGGEDELEKAVSSCKQALALEPDSVDTALLLAQAYGAQNKYRTAFKYFRRVKSARPQDFRALYGLGRGYLARNNPRKALAELTLAEHNASLPSWKATAREQAQISLAVGDAYAALGNRKAALQSYDSAAETCPVPEIAALAAERAENLPRGKQTNASLSDLDRHDRLRELQRNPKNPEEIIFTPARVVLTDRQKADFRNCVKAAARLFTAKDNSAAAEKYRACLQIQPGDANARISLAGVLLLLNRLGAAHREFERGMRLLPPDSPMIGYCRSRQGDIEMKRARPEKAAEYYRQAIAIDPTEVNALVGLGRYHEENREWNAAHDAYQAGLTLEPANAAANEGLRRVEPLLATDTEILAELKLRRALPESAVTLAPADRETFRLMHKYEAMRAIDYLERRLKFLPGNYTVTKGEKAPEFRLLLSQEGFNAYIRVVTNELLKKLESDGVRPRAIFTVTDKYAAPVFDERGLITEPGMEVFYASLISEKAYYLPQEAIPDEVLAAMSPDEVTKLQYRRKGYDEVTGPEVQWLADITRCPQDVLEEKLDLTAVAGQNDTLYFLPGRAQGTGNGMLQNLLARYREGDARLLKKAGPEVTPLQTPIPLDYEAICDSGGSVKKLKTGFDQPEETEPRTLMSPAEPQISISSEPTANELDP
- a CDS encoding squalene/phytoene synthase family protein, which gives rise to MTAKRPESGSSFRPAFLFLSTEKRDALSAVYGYCRAVDDAVDEPGGQNPRDLVRFWREETGRLYESRPTHPVTKALLEPVRQFGLKKEHLLLVLNGVALDLDVYRYETFDDLKKYMFGVASAVAHLCLSIFGYTATDRDAMCENMGYSVQLTNIIRDVASDSSRGRIYLPLEDLRRFGVSEAEVLDRQLTPNLRALLQFESARAKEYYRVTRTLIAPQDRGRLFSCSVMSAVYEAVLDKITARDYDVFHGKVKLNGLQKLKAFYAAWRVHD
- a CDS encoding CsgG/HfaB family protein encodes the protein MKKYLPLLLLALCAGCMPATVVNPNYDLKKVKRIGMLRFDSHYRDLQGAENIFSKYLIQQGFKIVDRSQIDKVLEEQKISVQGYISPETAKQLGRVLGVDALFIGEVFSYTPEKKDVSMVETQNIYEEPVYTTNNVRRADGSYAPEIQRSGTKVTRETRQDPHVYTIYAQVGITCKLVDVETAEIIWVGTYTDEGASAMMSVETCASYLITQLRRDWNKAISAGVATGG
- a CDS encoding tetratricopeptide repeat protein gives rise to the protein MRKTLNLLVAAWLFAGLANAAAGVSDLAGEATRLSNEGKQEEAIAKFNEAIRLAPENASLYLNLGLVYQGMGRYADAVSSIEKAISLGERGVRTYATLAFGYEALAVSTQPPLSPRPYWDKARDAWTKVLSLETDPGKQHMARKHIDRIEDITK